The DNA sequence atgcatacatgaatttcgcgaaatttaaatccaaatagtcagagccaaagactggctctgataccaattgaaggggttggcagcggaagcgctcacataaatcaattacataataattctgatctatttagcagataatttagacaaattctattcgcgtaattatcacatgtatcatgctcataactcaaataaaacatgctttaaattgattgaaacctaaaacatgcttttctagggtttagccattataccttgaagattctccaaagaatcgaagatagctagcgccttctccacgtgaaaatctttagtacaaaaccacggatcttttgtctttttctcggactgtaaactgatatcagggtgggctgatctcaccagtatactaggacttaaatagagaagaaagaaatcaTTTCCCTTGGAGGAGAGAAAATTCGAGCACTCCTAGAAAGAGAGGGGGGCGAAAATTTTTGAGTTAAAATCAAGTGtattttttgtcttctttattctcctatttataataagtcacatattgggcccagacatgatctatggaaggctttggatatggactcctccaattagctttttactaattaaattaaacccaatttaatataagcttataattggaatattacgagcagccactacagaagtaatattgcactccccatccaaatccgaaattataagtacttcgggtttccattacttgttatttatttcccgcgcttaagatagaaacatccattaattaattatcgtctgctatggacttaattaattaatatcttatttattccaagagaggactcagtaagaaaaacttatttattattcatagagtaattaaactccaactagctaagttccaaataataaaaccttatttcaagtttctcttgaggatgttatcaaacgagactcacctcgcgcacgattcaacataatagcaatcctagcaccgctagatatgaATCACCACTGCCCAATATACCatgcttattgggttgcgaaaaacccgcaccatttggtaagtcaaagtagtgcataatcaataccgtatgctcaatgctaacgtacattgattgagaaataatttacaagaccttccctttcagtagatagcataaagactgtctcgctgttagatccattcagtgctataccacaccaatgtcatcttatttcagtaatgcttagaaataatcggactgacattgcaatcTTTCACgttaggtagtctaagcctatctaggttgtgaaattattctttttctttgtttagaacttaccgtgttaccttaaagtgaacgacgcccacaaccggtctactaaaacaaagacttagactttgttaagttacttatacatttaaatatgtaataaacatccattaaatgtaaaacataacaacattatgacaaaaataatctttttattcctttggaaaataagataaaagtTTTAACTGTATTCAAttactcgaaaggtgatttttagtatacaaactctaacagagGTTTGGTGGATCACGCCTTTTTCTTTGCAAAATTGGTTCATAGCACTGTTAACAAATTCCCTCACATTATCTGACCTAAGGGTTTTAATAGTGGTATGGAATTGTGTTTGGATCATTTTAAGGAACGAGGTAAATCTATCAAATACATCagatttgtttttcaaaaaatatatccatgtCATTCTAGtgcaatcatcaacaaaaataacataatatcgAAAACCATTCCCACCAACAATTGGTGCAGGACCCCAAACATCAgaatatactaaaaagaaCATGGACTTCATACGAGTGTTTGTGGGTTTAAAAGTCTGTCTGTGGCTCTTGGCcaaaacacaaatttcacatgAAAAATCAGACGGAATTGAAAGGTTCGGATAAAGTAATTTAAAGTAACCAGGAGAAGGATGTCCCAGTCTTCGGAGCCAGAGCCAAGTTTCCTGTTTCGTGGATCCGTGAGCCAACATTGCACTGCCATTTTGAGCTATCTCGTCCACATAATAGAGCCCCTGCTTCTCAGTGCCACGTCCAAGAATCCTCCTCGTTTGAATATCCTGCAAGATACAAAAGTTGGGATGCATTAGTAGTGTGCAATTCAGCTCCTTAGTCACATGACTAATAGACATCAGTCTCTGGGATAGAGTAGGAACATATAAACAGTTCGTGAGCCGGAGAGTAGGTGATATTTCAACAGTACCCGACCCCACAACAGTAATAAACTCCTCATTCGCGGTCTTAATATATTATCTAGTAACATCATGTAGATCAATAAACTCACTCCTATAAGGTGTCATGGTATCAGTAGCCCCACAATCAAATATCCAACCCTTAGTATCAGTATTGCTAGAAGCATGAAACGCAGCGGAAATCTCTCGTAACGGTGCAAACCGATTAACAGACACAAAATTGGGGCAGTTATGCATTTTTTGGACATGTGGGGGTTTATTATCAGTTTCTAGAAAATCAAGGGGGTCGAATTTAATAGAATGGGACTTTTTCATAATACTCAATTTCTGGGGGTTTAGaactaaattcataaaacttataattagggtttggatATACACCAAACCCTTTACCTCCTCTCTCGCCGCCGCCAGTCGGCTCAGTCCATTCTGCAAAATTCCCGATCCCTCGTACATTGTCATCGACCAAGGGTCTCGCCTGACGCTTCCCGGTCCCTGGTCCAGTCGTTTCCCCATGGTTGCTGGTTTCAATTCGCCGCGGTGCTATGTCTCCGTTCACCCCGGCGGCCATTTTCGCCTGAGCTCAGGTAGCCCTCGCCTTCTGTCTATCTTCCCACCACTCTGGGTAGCCCAAACGTTTAAAGCACGTCTCTCATGTATGCTTTTGCTTCCCACAATGGGGACACCATAATTTCCAGGTATCGGGGCGATTTCCCATCGATCGGCCAGTGGCTGCGGAGCGTGGTGGTGGTTGGCCGTTGCGGTGTGACGGGCGGTGGATCTGTGCGGCGAGCCCGTGGCCAATTTCACCCCCAAATGATGAATCGGTGCCTCCACCGTTGGCTTCTCTGGTGGGTGAGGGCGACGCCGGTGGCATGATGCTACGTCGAGCCGCCTCCGTCTTCACCCTCCCATACGCCGCTTCTACTATGGGGGTGGATCCTCCTTTCAAGATGTCCCGCCTGATCGAGTCATACTCCTGATTCAATCTGGTTAGGAACTTAATTAGACGCTTGTCGTTCGAATGGGTTCGGAATTGATCGATGCCCTTATCACAGCAGTTGATAGGTTGTTTCTGACAACGATCTATGTTGATCCACAATCCGTGGATACTCCGGTAATATGTCTCTAGATCGAGACTGCCCTGTTTGATGTTGATTGCTTTTTTTCCGGGTCGTAGATGAGATAACGATCTGCTTTGTTCTTGAACGTGACTGCAAGGTTGTCCCATAAAGCCTTAGATGTCAGATGATGCGCGAAATCGGCGACGATTTTGTTTTCAATGTTGTCGACGATCCACGAGAACACCATATCGGACCAGTTTGATCTTTTTGTCCATCTATTGTTGCGCATGTGAAAGTTTGACGTATACACTGATGCTAGCGTGCGAGGCGTGTAGAAAACCTCTTATTTGTTCTAGATCAACTTGAAAATAATCATTTCTCATCTATATATTCTTGAATAACCATCTCTTTTACTATTCCTTTTTAAGGAGTACAGAAAAACACATGCAAAAGAAGGAAAATCATAGAATCAAAATAGATATCGTTATTGCCACTACCGTCTTCTAGCATGATTTCTCACAACTCTTCTTCCTACAtcccttctcttcttctttttgcgGAGGCTGACTATCTTCTCAAAAACTTCCTCAATTTTCTCAAAGTATCTCTCTCTGAAGCTTCGGTGAAATATGAGCACCCAAAGAAAGCTTCCGAAGCCCACAACATAACCACCACCAGCAAACACATAATCCCACTCAATCTCCTTTGTCCCATCTGATTCCACATTTGGTGGTGAAGCAAGAGGCTTTATGCAGCTAATGTTGAGAGGGAGACCACATAATCCTATGTTTCCTTCAAAGCAATCACCGGGGAATGTTTGGATTTGAGGGCCAACTGGAATCTCTCCGATCAGCTTGTTGTGGGATAAATTCATCAATTGAAGGAATGTAAGCCCTGCAATCTCCTTTGGTATCTTCCCGGTTAGCTGGTTCACTGAGAGGTCCAATGCTCCAAGCCCCGTCAAGTTACTCATTGATTTTGGGATTGTTCCTGTGAGACTATTGCGGGATAAGTTGAGAAGATAAAGTGCATTGAGCTCACCGATTGAGTCAGGGATGCCTCCTTGGAAATTATTGCAAGATAAGTCGATGGATGTAAAGTCTGGCAATATCTTAACAAGATTCCGATCTGCCCCTTTGATGGTTAGTGATACCTTTTCGTTGTAGTCTGCACCCCGCGCGGCACTACCAAACCTTATCCGACTAATTGGGGAATTAACTACTGGGCACATACCTACCGCTTTCACGTCTGTGTGACTAAAAGCCAAGTTTGTGTAACTCAACTTTGTGACAGCATCCCTCATCATTGATCTCCAGTCTGAAAAGCTCAAAGAATCCACGTTGCCACTGAAGTTATTGTTAGCTATGtcaaatatttgaagatttgaccAGCTCTTGTCACATCTCAGACCTCCATGGAATCTGTTGGCACGCAACACAAGCACGCGCAAGCTCAACGCTTCCATGCATGGGAAAGTGCCACCCAATTGGTTGCCTCCAACATTCATGACCTTTAAAAGTTGGCAATTTTCCAGAGATGGTGGAACTTCCCCgattaaattgttgttattgaGATCCAGATATTGTAGGCCACAACAAGCAGTGAAGTTTGGGAGATGACCAGTGATGTTATTACTCCCTAAATTAAGGGCACCAAGTTGATCCATTAGACAACGCGGTATATTGCCATTTATGTTATTGACAGACAAGTCGAGAACCAAAAGGAATGTGGCTTTGCAAAGAGAGGTTGGAACTGTTCCGCTTAGCTTGTTGTTGGATAAGTTCAAGACTATTAACGAATTGCAATTCGCTAATGAAAGAGGAACATCCCCTACTAAATTGTTGTCGCTCAAATCTAATGAAATTAGTTGGCAATTGGGAGAAATTTTATCTGGGATCCAACCACTGATGTTATTTCTCCCTAGATTGAGCTCAACACTGTTTTCAAATAGACAACGGGGAACGCTACCGCTCAGGTTATTAACTGACAAGTCAAGAGTAACAAAGGCTGAGGCTGTGACCGTGCAAAGGAAGATTGGTATGGATCCAGACAAGCTATTGTTTCTGAgtgaaaattctaaatttctaaatGGACCAGAGTCATTTCCAATTTCAAGAATTCCAAACTGATCAAAATGATTATTTGAGAAATCCAAAATAGTGAAATGTTTTAACAGTGAGAGTGAGGGAAACTCGCCCTGAAGCTGGTTTGAGTGCAAGTCCAGATAGCAGAGAGAATTGGGGATGTGATAAGGCTTTTGGAGACCAACCAGCATATTACATGAAAGATTCAAATAGTTAAGTGACCCGTTTCCGATTTCCCAGATCCAACTAGGAATTTCCCCCGCAATCATATTATCCGAAAGGTCCAATGACTCAAAGTTGGAGGATTGGTTTACAGGGAATCTATGTGAACCTGAAAGTGACAAGTTGTTGTTGGAAAGAATTAGAGTTTCAAGGTTAGGAAGGCTTAGAAACTTGTCCAATTGAAAAGTATCATTGAACAAGTTGTAAGAAAGATCAAGAGAATTGAGACTTTGAAGCTTGATGAAAGAGTTAGGAATAGGGCTCTCCAGTCTATTATTGCTCAAATCTAACGAAGAAAGCAGAGATATATTTACAATAGCAAATTCATCCACTTTCCCACTAAGTTGGTTGTCATAGAGGTAAATCTCCCTTAGTGAAGGTATATTAAATATAGGTATGGGAATGCTACCACTTAGTGAATTGGAACTTAAATCAATATACTCAACTTTTGAAAAACCTTCAAACTGGCCGGAAGAAATTGAGCCGCTGAAGAAGTTGTATGCCATCTCCAGATGAACAAGTTGTGTCAGATTGCTGAGCGTGGAAGGAATCGCGCCGCTGAAATTGCAGAAAGACAGGTCCAAAGTAGACAATCTTGCAAGATTGGAAATGTTGTGTGGTAAAGAACCTGAAAATGAATTCAATTGCAAGCTCAGCTCTTCCAAGAAGTTGAGTCTGAAAAGACTCGACGACTCGTTTAATCCACCTGAGATGCCCTCGTTGTTGAGTTGCAGACTGATAACATGGCCTGTGTCGTCACACTCCACACCCTTCCAAGAGCAACAATCCTCCTTTTGATTCCATTGCACCAGATATGTTGAATAGGATGAATCGAACACCAGTTGATTCTTCAACTCAAGCAACAAAGTTTTCTCATTCTCTAAGCAATGCTGTGTGTGAGCATTTGGTTTGGAAAATGATGGTGAAAGTGGAACTATCAAAAGTAATagcaaaagcaaaaaaatagcCATTGAAGAGGAATACTTAATGCATGTTTTAGTGCAGAAAAAgtgtatatttatagagtNNNNNNNNNNNNNNNNNNNNNNNNNN is a window from the Salvia hispanica cultivar TCC Black 2014 chromosome 1, UniMelb_Shisp_WGS_1.0, whole genome shotgun sequence genome containing:
- the LOC125190679 gene encoding receptor-like protein 34, which encodes MAIFLLLLLLLIVPLSPSFSKPNAHTQHCLENEKTLLLELKNQLVFDSSYSTYLVQWNQKEDCCSWKGVECDDTGHVISLQLNNEGISGGLNESSSLFRLNFLEELSLQLNSFSGSLPHNISNLARLSTLDLSFCNFSGAIPSTLSNLTQLVHLEMAYNFFSGSISSGQFEGFSKVEYIDLSSNSLSGSIPIPIFNIPSLREIYLYDNQLSGKVDEFAIVNISLLSSLDLSNNRLESPIPNSFIKLQSLNSLDLSYNLFNDTFQLDKFLSLPNLETLILSNNNLSLSGSHRFPVNQSSNFESLDLSDNMIAGEIPSWIWEIGNGSLNYLNLSCNMLVGLQKPYHIPNSLCYLDLHSNQLQGEFPSLSLLKHFTILDFSNNHFDQFGILEIGNDSGPFRNLEFSLRNNSLSGSIPIFLCTVTASAFVTLDLSVNNLSGSVPRCLFENSVELNLGRNNISGWIPDKISPNCQLISLDLSDNNLVGDVPLSLANCNSLIVLNLSNNKLSGTVPTSLCKATFLLVLDLSVNNINGNIPRCLMDQLGALNLGSNNITGHLPNFTACCGLQYLDLNNNNLIGEVPPSLENCQLLKVMNVGGNQLGGTFPCMEALSLRVLVLRANRFHGGLRCDKSWSNLQIFDIANNNFSGNVDSLSFSDWRSMMRDAVTKLSYTNLAFSHTDVKAVGMCPVVNSPISRIRFGSAARGADYNEKVSLTIKGADRNLVKILPDFTSIDLSCNNFQGGIPDSIGELNALYLLNLSRNSLTGTIPKSMSNLTGLGALDLSVNQLTGKIPKEIAGLTFLQLMNLSHNKLIGEIPVGPQIQTFPGDCFEGNIGLCGLPLNISCIKPLASPPNVESDGTKEIEWDYVFAGGGYVVGFGSFLWVLIFHRSFRERYFEKIEEVFEKIVSLRKKKKRRDVGRRVVRNHARRR